Sequence from the Sphingomonas sp. SORGH_AS_0950 genome:
CCCGGCCCGCTGGCTGGAGTCCCGATCCGGCGAAGAGTGCGATATCGTCTGCGGTCGGCGCCGCGCGAACGACATTGGCGTTGGTGCCGCCGCCGACGCGGGCGAGGTAGTCGGCGATCAGCGCATTGCCTTCGCCGAAGATGCCGACGATCCCCTTCTGCTTCACGTTCCAATAGTCGGCGGTCAGCGTGATCCGGCCGACCGTCGTGTCGAGGAAGTGCGGCTCCAGCACGACGCCTGCGCTCCAGGTGTTGGAGGTTTCGGGCTTCAGGTCCGGATTGCCCGCGCGCTGGGCGCTGATCGCGAACGACTGGCTGCAATTGGCGAAGGAGCTGATCGCGCCGGTCCGGAGCTGCGCTTCGCAGCGGACATAGTCGACGCGGGTGTTCGAGCGGGTGACGACGCGGGCATTGATCTGTTCGAGATTGGGCGCCTTGAACCCTTCGGCGTAGGAGCCCCGTAGGCGGATGCCGCGGATCACGTCCCAGGCACCGGCGATCTTGGGCTTCGCGACCGAGCCGACGTCACTGTAATGTTCGAAGCGGCCGGCCAGCTGGAATTCGAGGTTGCGGACCAGTGGCACATGCATCGACGGGCCGACGATGGGGACCGCCAGTTCGGCGTAGGCCGCGGCGACGATGCGGCGGCCGCTGGTGTCGGGCGACGGGCTGGTGCCGACGAGGTCGGAGCCATAGGTGATCCCGCTGACGCTGTCCGTGAAGGTTGTCGTACCGTCGACGCGCGGATCGCGGTCGTCGAGCTGCGTCTCGCGGCGGATTTCCGCGCCGAGGGCGAGGCCGAGGTTGCCGCCGGGCAGTGTCAGCAGGGCTGCGTTCGACAGCTTCACATCGGCCAGCGCCAGCGTCGCCTTGCTGAAGCGCGTCGTCTTGATGCGGATCGCCTGTAGTGCGGCGGCGTTGATCTGCACGGTGTCGCGCCCCGAGGGGTTCGACAGGTCGCTGCCGTTGAAGGGATTGTAGGCGTCGGGCGTCGACAGCGCGAGCTGGCGCTGCAGCAGCGTCGAGCTGATCCCGTCCGACGTGTCGCGGACCTGCGCCTCCGAATAGAGCGCGGCGCTTTCCCACTGAAAACCGAGCCAGTCCCAGCGCAGGCCAGCGAGCACGCGGTACTGGTCGTTCTCGACATGGACGAGGTTGGGACCGGCATCCGCGACGTTGTAGCTCGACAGCGTGACCGCGAGGCCGCTGGCGGGTGCGTTGATGCCGGGCAGGCGGTTGGGATTGGCGGCGCCGTTGAGCACGGTCGGGCCGAACGGATTATAGTAGTTGCTGGCCGGCACGATGATCGGCAGCGAACTGAGCGTGCCGGACGGCGACTGGATGCTGTCGGTGGTCGCCTTGTAATAGCCCGCCTCACCGAACAGCTCGAGACCCGGCGTCAGTTCGTAATGGCCGTTGGCGAACAGGTTGAGCCGCTCGACCGAGGGCATGATGTAGGTGTCGTAGGCCGCACGCGGGTCGAAGCGCAGATTGCGGTCCGCAGCTGCGGTGTTGGTGCCGTCATCGATGCACAGGCCGTTCTTCAGGCCCGTAGTCGCATTGGTCTGACAGCCGCTGTTCGTGAGCGGCTGGATGTGAAACTGGCCCGATGCGTTGGTCAGCGCGATGGTGCCCTGACGAACCTGGACGTTGCCGACCGTCTGGAACGAGCCCCAGGGGGTGATCGACGACCGGCCGTCGAGCGCGGTCGCGCCTGCGAACCGGGTGCCGACGAACAGCGGCCTCTTGTCGTCAGAGGCGGTGTAATCCTGTTCCGAACTGCGCAGCGGGGTGCGATCGGTATAGCTGGCGAACAGGGTGATGTTGCCGCGCCCGTGGCCGATGTCGGTCCCTGCCAGCAGCGAGAGGGTGTTCTCGGTCTGGCTGGTGTGTTCGGGATAGCCGGTCTGGCCTTCGATCTGCACGCCGTTGAAATCGGTGCGCAGTACAGTGTTGACGACCCCGGCCACCGCGTCCGAGCCATAGATGGCGGCGGCGCCATCGCGCAGCACCTCCAGCCGCTCCAGCCCGAACACGGGGATCGCGTTGGTATTGTAGGTGAGTACAGGGACCAGGTTGTCGTCGGCGCGGCTGGTCGGGTGGTTGACCACGCGGCGGCCGTTGAGCAGCACCAATG
This genomic interval carries:
- a CDS encoding TonB-dependent receptor gives rise to the protein MIRTYRLLLSACATAMIVPTSVVAKEQRTVTIDVPAGRLDEALLRVARQAGLQLVFTDPAVADRRAPKINGRYTPGAALDLLLARSGFGWRYTGPRTVRVVPLDTASLAPVNFVQATAPAPLHQVVGERLAPSNTAIEAAVNADGAAPASDIVVVGSQIKGANNVAALPVTIVDEQQIAATAAVSGDELFRSIPQLGDVTFNSSYLPNSSNAARGDVGSVNLRNLGVGNTLVLLNGRRVVNHPTSRADDNLVPVLTYNTNAIPVFGLERLEVLRDGAAAIYGSDAVAGVVNTVLRTDFNGVQIEGQTGYPEHTSQTENTLSLLAGTDIGHGRGNITLFASYTDRTPLRSSEQDYTASDDKRPLFVGTRFAGATALDGRSSITPWGSFQTVGNVQVRQGTIALTNASGQFHIQPLTNSGCQTNATTGLKNGLCIDDGTNTAAADRNLRFDPRAAYDTYIMPSVERLNLFANGHYELTPGLELFGEAGYYKATTDSIQSPSGTLSSLPIIVPASNYYNPFGPTVLNGAANPNRLPGINAPASGLAVTLSSYNVADAGPNLVHVENDQYRVLAGLRWDWLGFQWESAALYSEAQVRDTSDGISSTLLQRQLALSTPDAYNPFNGSDLSNPSGRDTVQINAAALQAIRIKTTRFSKATLALADVKLSNAALLTLPGGNLGLALGAEIRRETQLDDRDPRVDGTTTFTDSVSGITYGSDLVGTSPSPDTSGRRIVAAAYAELAVPIVGPSMHVPLVRNLEFQLAGRFEHYSDVGSVAKPKIAGAWDVIRGIRLRGSYAEGFKAPNLEQINARVVTRSNTRVDYVRCEAQLRTGAISSFANCSQSFAISAQRAGNPDLKPETSNTWSAGVVLEPHFLDTTVGRITLTADYWNVKQKGIVGIFGEGNALIADYLARVGGGTNANVVRAAPTADDIALFAGSGLQPAGRVLYVKDRYVNLLPQQASGVDLGFNWRLPDFGAGRLTLSANAAYLRRFFLEPSQPIQQLIDARAAGTINAGTSIADAGDLVRQNGKPRWRVTGTATWSYRQFQIGGFTQYTSDVDDTGLIDSAGAAWLIEDQMTYNLYGQVSVGNKQEGRYRMRIGVRNLTNAKPPLSSNGFLGSLYNPYGRYWYANIRASF